The Primulina tabacum isolate GXHZ01 unplaced genomic scaffold, ASM2559414v2 Contig396, whole genome shotgun sequence genome has a window encoding:
- the LOC142534162 gene encoding putative pectinesterase/pectinesterase inhibitor 17, giving the protein MAIELRFFTLVALMSFFLPALSFSNPYIDLWCNKTPYPEPCKHFLSNNPRHFLPKHKADFRKISIELALERALIARSNTKILGPKCRNEREKAAWADCLKLYESAIEQLNKTIDPNSKCTDFDAQTWLSTSLTNLDTCRTGFLELGVSDFVLPLMSNDVSKLICNSLALGDNRTNHETSDYYKGGFPTWVSRGDRRLLQVGSVRPNVVVAQDGSGNYRTIKAAIDAAGRRSGSGRFVIHVKRGVYRENLDTKLKNIMLVGDGLKKTIITGSRSVGGGSTTFNSATVAVTGEGFIARGITFRNTAGPQNHQAVALRSGADLSVFYQCSFEGYQDTLYVHSQRQFYKECYIYGTVDFIFGNAAVVLQNCMIYARRPMDKQKNVVTAQGRTDPNQNTGISIHSSRVMASSELVPVLSSFRSFLGRPWKQYSRTVYLQTYLDTLVDPAGWLEWDGNFALDTLYYGEYRNSGPRSGTSRRVRWRGYRVITNPVEAGRFTVGNFIAGRSWLPATAVPFNAGL; this is encoded by the exons ATGGCGATCGAGCTCAGATTCTTCACATTAGTAGCTTTAATGTCCTTCTTCCTCCCCGCATTGTCCTTTTCAAACCCTTATATTGATTTGTGGTGCAACAAAACCCCATACCCCGAGCCATGCAAGCATTTCTTGAGCAATAATCCACGCCATTTCTTGCCAAAACACAAAGCTGACTTCCGAAAAATCTCCATTGAGTTGGCTTTGGAACGAGCGTTAATAGCTCGAAGTAACACGAAAATCCTCGGCCCCAAGTGCCGGAATGAGCGTGAAAAGGCGGCCTGGGCTGATTGCTTGAAGCTGTATGAAAGCGCCATCGAGCAGCTCAACAAAACTATAGACCCCAACAGCAAGTGCACTGATTTTGATGCGCAGACATGGCTCAGCACTTCGCTTACGAACCTTGACACTTGTCGGACCGGGTTCTTGGAGCTCGGAGTTTCTGATTTCGTTCTGCCATTGATGTCCAACGATGTTTCCAAGCTGATATGCAACAGCTTGGCTCTTGGTGATAATCGCACTAATCATGAAACAAGTGATTACTATAAGGGTGGCTTTCCTACATGGGTTTCGCGTGGGGACCGGAGGCTGCTGCAGGTCGGGTCTGTTAGGCCGAATGTGGTGGTTGCACAGGACGGATCGGGGAATTACCGGACTATTAAGGCAGCCATTGATGCGGCTGGGAGGAGGAGCGGAAGTGGGAGGTTTGTTATACATGTAAAGAGGGGTGTTTATAGGGAGAATTTGGATACTAAATTGAAGAATATTATGCTTGTTGGTGATGGACTAAAGAAAACTATTATCACCGGAAGTAGAAGCGTTGGCGGCGGCTCCACCACTTTCAACTCCGCCACCGTCG CGGTGACCGGCGAAGGCTTCATAGCTCGTGGCATCACCTTCCGAAACACCGCCGGTCCACAGAACCATCAGGCAGTGGCCCTACGCTCCGGAGCCGACCTCTCCGTCTTCTACCAATGCTCATTCGAAGGCTACCAAGACACACTCTACGTCCATTCGCAGCGCCAATTCTACAAAGAATGCTATATTTATGGCACCGTCGATTTCATCTTCGGAAATGCCGCCGTTGTACTCCAGAACTGCATGATCTACGCCCGCCGCCCCATGGACAAGCAGAAAAACGTTGTAACAGCCCAAGGCAGAACTGACCCGAATCAGAATACCGGGATTTCGATCCATAGTTCAAGAGTCATGGCTTCGTCTGAGTTGGTGCCTGTTCTAAGTTCTTTTAGATCATTTCTGGGACGTCCTTGGAAGCAGTATTCAAGGACCGTTTATTTGCAGACGTATTTGGATACATTGGTGGATCCGGCGGGGTGGCTGGAGTGGGATGGTAACTTCGCTCTGGATACGCTCTACTATGGAGAGTATCGGAATTCTGGTCCGCGTTCCGGGACCAGTCGGAGAGTTCGGTGGAGGGGCTACCGAGTTATAACAAATCCGGTGGAGGCTGGGAGGTTTACGGTGGGGAATTTTATTGCGGGGCGATCTTGGCTGCCTGCCACTGCCGTGCCCTTCAATgctggactttga